The region CTGTTTGAGTTTTTTAACGTCTCCTGAGGAGTTTAGAGATAAAAATAAAGCTGTAAGGGATATTAGAGTTAGCCCCACCACATAATACTTTATAAATCCTGATTTGTTCATGTCTGCCCTTTCAGTATTTTTGCTATTTCTTTTGCATGGTAAGTAATTATTATGTCTGCTCCTGCCCTTTTCATAGAAAGAACAGTTTCCATCATAACTTTATTTTCGTCAATCCAGCCTAATTTTCCAGCAGCTTTAATCATTGAGTACTCCCCGCTTACATTATATGCTGCCACAGGAAGTTTAAACTCTCTTTTTATGTCGCTTATTATATCAAGGTAGGATAGAGCTGGTTTTACCATAACAATATCAGCCCCTTCTTCTATATCAAATGAAACCTCCCTTAACGCTTCCCTCCTGTTTGCAGGATCCATCTGGTATGTCCTTCTGTCCCCAAACGCAGGAGCAGAATCTGCAGCGTCTCTAAAAGGTCCGTAATAAGCTGATGCATACTTTGCAGAGTAAGCCATTACAGGTATCTCTGTAAAACCTGCCTCATCAAGGGCTTCCCTGATGGCTTTTACAACGCCGTCCATCATACCTGAAGGGGCAACCATGTCTGCACCAGCCTGTGCATGGGAAACAACCTGCTTTTTTGTGTTTTCAAGAGTTGGGTCGTTTGCAACATCATGTCCGTGTAATACACCGCAGTGTCCATGTTCAGTATATTCGCAAAAACATACATCTGTTATAACATACAGATCAGGGTGGTTTTCCTTTATATGTCTTATAGCCTTTTGTATTATCCCTTCTTCATTCCATGTTTCACTTCCTATCTGGTCTTTGTGCTGGGGAATTCCAAAAAGCAAAACAGCAGGTATACCAAGATCAGACACCTGATCAAGTTCCTCATCTATTCTGTCTAACGACCATCTGTATATACCGGGCATAGATGGTATCTCTTTTTTGATATTTTCTCCTTCCTCTATAAATAAAGGGTATATAAGATCATCAACAGATATGTGGTTTTCTCTAACAAGCCTTCTTATGTTTTCATTTTTTCTTAACCTTCTCAATCTATGAACCGGATAAGCCATACCTCACCCCGCAATTTTTATTAAAATAATTATACTATCTATAAACAAAATTTACCTGACAAATTCCCACAATAACAGCTGTTTCCATCTTAAGTATGTAATCTCCTAAAGAGGCAGGTCTGAAACCTTTTTTTGTTAAAATTTCTATCTCATTATCTGTTATTCCCCCTTCTCCACCTATAAAAACTGCTGCAGATTTTGCTTTTTTAATCTTTTCTTTTTTCAGTGAAAACTGTTTTTCCCTTTCAAAAAAAACTATCCTTTTTTCAGCTTTTGTCTGTATATCCTCTAATTTGATAGGATTAAGGATTTCTACAGGATAAAGCCTTTTACACTGTTTTATTGAATTTAATGCGATCTTTTTCCACCTGTTTATTTTCTTTAATATGTCCTGTTCTTTTACAGCTGTTCTTTCTGTTATTACAGGAATAAGCTGTGAAACACCAAGCTGTGAGATAGGTTCTATAAGGTCATCAACCTTAGATGGTCTGTTTGGAACACCTAAAAAAAGCTGTAAGAAAAAATTTTCTTCCTTGACAGGAAGTTTTTTTAATATTTTCCCCTTTATGAGATTTTTTTCTATCTCCTCCACAATCCCGGTGAAAACATTTCCTTTAAGATCATTTACTTCTATTATTTGGCCTTTTT is a window of Persephonella sp. DNA encoding:
- a CDS encoding 16S rRNA (uracil(1498)-N(3))-methyltransferase: MDRFLGEVKDGRFFLKGEEFKHAKVKRIKKGQIIEVNDLKGNVFTGIVEEIEKNLIKGKILKKLPVKEENFFLQLFLGVPNRPSKVDDLIEPISQLGVSQLIPVITERTAVKEQDILKKINRWKKIALNSIKQCKRLYPVEILNPIKLEDIQTKAEKRIVFFEREKQFSLKKEKIKKAKSAAVFIGGEGGITDNEIEILTKKGFRPASLGDYILKMETAVIVGICQVNFVYR
- the hemB gene encoding porphobilinogen synthase; its protein translation is MAYPVHRLRRLRKNENIRRLVRENHISVDDLIYPLFIEEGENIKKEIPSMPGIYRWSLDRIDEELDQVSDLGIPAVLLFGIPQHKDQIGSETWNEEGIIQKAIRHIKENHPDLYVITDVCFCEYTEHGHCGVLHGHDVANDPTLENTKKQVVSHAQAGADMVAPSGMMDGVVKAIREALDEAGFTEIPVMAYSAKYASAYYGPFRDAADSAPAFGDRRTYQMDPANRREALREVSFDIEEGADIVMVKPALSYLDIISDIKREFKLPVAAYNVSGEYSMIKAAGKLGWIDENKVMMETVLSMKRAGADIIITYHAKEIAKILKGQT